A DNA window from Tenuifilaceae bacterium CYCD contains the following coding sequences:
- the cysS gene encoding cysteine--tRNA ligase, which produces MDNKIFIYNTLTRKKEEFQPINPQHVGLYVCGPTVYGDPHLGHARPAITFDLLFRYLQHLGYRVRYVRNITDVGHLENDADEGDDKIAKKARLEQLEPMEVVQYYTIRYQDAMRQLNVKSPSIEPRASGHIIEQIELIKKILNNGFAYERNGSVYFDIEKYNAKYRYGKLSGRVLDDMMANTRTLDGQEEKQNPFDFALWKAASPEHIMRWPSPWSDGFPGWHLECSAMSTKYLGEPFDIHGGGMDLLFPHHECEIAQSVAANGKEAVRYWMHNNMITINGQKMGKSLGNFITLEEFFTGSHKLLQQAYSPMTIRFFILSAQYRSTVDFSNEALQSAEKGLARLMAANRILDKVKASDKSTVDVNDLPNRVYEAMSDDLNSPIAIAALFDWVRIINSLSEGKESIAQADLDLLKQIFRTTIFDVLGLTDEQSGGSKHADLTANLIDMLLNMRLEAKARKDFASSDKIRDELAKLGVVVRDRKDGFDWEIS; this is translated from the coding sequence ATGGACAATAAAATATTTATCTATAATACATTAACTCGTAAGAAGGAGGAGTTCCAACCAATTAATCCGCAACACGTGGGATTATATGTTTGCGGGCCTACCGTTTATGGCGACCCACATTTAGGCCATGCCCGACCAGCCATTACGTTCGATTTACTTTTCCGATATCTTCAGCATCTTGGCTATAGGGTTCGTTATGTGCGTAACATCACCGATGTTGGCCATTTGGAGAATGATGCCGATGAAGGAGATGACAAGATTGCAAAGAAAGCAAGGCTCGAGCAACTGGAGCCCATGGAGGTTGTTCAGTACTACACCATTCGCTATCAGGATGCGATGCGACAACTCAACGTAAAATCACCAAGTATCGAGCCGCGCGCATCGGGCCATATCATTGAGCAAATAGAGTTGATAAAAAAGATTCTTAACAACGGTTTTGCGTACGAAAGGAATGGTTCTGTTTACTTTGATATAGAAAAGTATAATGCGAAGTATAGGTATGGAAAACTATCGGGGCGAGTTTTGGATGATATGATGGCCAACACCCGCACGCTCGATGGTCAGGAAGAGAAGCAGAATCCTTTCGATTTTGCGCTGTGGAAGGCTGCAAGCCCAGAGCATATCATGCGATGGCCTTCGCCATGGAGTGATGGTTTCCCTGGTTGGCACTTGGAATGCTCGGCTATGAGTACAAAATACCTCGGAGAGCCGTTCGATATACATGGCGGTGGAATGGATTTGCTATTCCCCCATCATGAATGCGAAATAGCACAAAGCGTCGCTGCAAATGGTAAAGAGGCCGTTCGCTATTGGATGCATAACAATATGATCACTATTAATGGTCAGAAAATGGGAAAGTCGTTAGGTAATTTCATTACACTTGAAGAGTTCTTTACCGGATCCCATAAATTGCTTCAACAGGCATATAGTCCAATGACTATAAGGTTTTTTATTCTATCGGCACAGTATCGTTCTACGGTCGATTTTTCGAACGAAGCTCTTCAATCGGCCGAGAAGGGATTGGCTCGACTGATGGCTGCAAATAGGATATTGGATAAGGTTAAGGCATCCGATAAATCTACCGTTGATGTAAATGATCTCCCAAACAGGGTTTATGAGGCAATGAGCGATGATTTGAACAGTCCAATAGCCATTGCTGCTCTGTTCGATTGGGTTCGTATCATTAACTCTCTTTCCGAGGGAAAAGAAAGTATTGCACAGGCTGACCTTGATTTGTTGAAGCAAATTTTCCGAACCACTATTTTTGATGTTCTGGGTCTTACCGATGAGCAGTCTGGTGGATCAAAACATGCAGATTTGACGGCGAATTTAATTGATATGTTGTTAAATATGCGATTGGAAGCTAAGGCTCGTAAAGACTTCGCAAGTTCAGATAAAATCCGCGACGAATTGGCTAAACTTGGGGTTGTTGTGCGTGATCGGAAAGATGGATTCGATTGGGAGATTAGTTAG